The Nitrospira sp. KM1 genome includes a window with the following:
- a CDS encoding polyprenyl synthetase family protein, whose amino-acid sequence MIATIHSIADVWDAYRLELDGIDDRVRKNLDSSVTLVNTVAAHILNSGGKRIRPLLLMLSARLCGYTGWEHHQLGSLIEFIHTATLLHDDVVDDADIRRGRRSARKVWGNQISILVGDYLYSKAMCQVVEFRSQGINEVLAEACKKMAEGEVLQLYYNGNPAMPEIDYIKIVEHKTAGLIAASCRMGAILANASEAQQDALFRFGQNLGIAFQVADDTLDYTANGTNLGKTLGQDLRQGKATLPLLHLLHHCSETDRQMIKDRMETRTLTEQDLARLIHLMEDYGSIAYALNRASTYVAAAKRDLSLFEDSTAKRALSVAADYMVTRDR is encoded by the coding sequence GTGATTGCGACAATTCACAGCATAGCCGATGTCTGGGACGCGTATCGCCTCGAGCTCGACGGCATTGATGATCGCGTCCGCAAGAACCTCGATTCCAGCGTCACCCTCGTCAACACCGTTGCCGCTCATATTCTCAACAGCGGCGGCAAGCGGATCCGCCCCCTGCTTTTGATGCTGAGTGCCCGCCTCTGCGGGTATACCGGATGGGAGCACCATCAGCTTGGCAGTCTGATCGAATTCATCCACACGGCTACCCTGCTTCATGACGATGTCGTCGATGACGCTGATATTAGAAGAGGCCGGCGAAGCGCCAGAAAAGTTTGGGGAAATCAGATCAGTATCCTGGTCGGCGACTACCTGTATTCCAAAGCGATGTGTCAGGTGGTCGAGTTCCGCAGCCAGGGCATCAATGAAGTATTGGCCGAAGCGTGCAAGAAAATGGCGGAGGGAGAAGTCCTCCAGCTCTATTACAACGGCAACCCCGCCATGCCGGAGATCGATTACATCAAGATCGTCGAACACAAAACGGCGGGACTGATCGCAGCCTCGTGCCGCATGGGCGCCATACTCGCCAACGCATCCGAGGCCCAGCAAGATGCCCTCTTCCGATTCGGTCAGAATCTCGGTATCGCCTTCCAGGTCGCCGATGACACGCTGGACTATACCGCCAACGGCACGAATCTCGGGAAAACGCTCGGTCAGGATCTGCGCCAGGGAAAGGCGACGCTTCCATTGCTGCATCTCCTGCATCATTGCTCGGAAACCGATCGCCAGATGATCAAGGATCGAATGGAGACCAGAACTCTGACCGAACAGGATCTGGCCAGATTGATTCATCTGATGGAAGATTACGGATCCATCGCCTATGCGCTCAACCGAGCATCGACCTATGTCGCTGCGGCGAAACGGGATCTTTCGTTGTTCGAAGACAGCACGGCCAAACGAGCCCTCTCGGTGGCCGCGGATTACATGGTCACCCGCGACCGGTAA
- a CDS encoding DUF1015 domain-containing protein: protein MAQIIPFRGTLYDPATVGSVRDVVAPPYDIIDAAGQKALHDRHPHNIIRLELGIDQPGDGPAQNRYTRAAETLRAWLKNGALKRDQQPALYYHTIEYRPPSTKPGTPKKVLRGFLVTTKLESLDSGHIYPHENTRAAAKTDRLNLLEACKSNFSPIWLLYSDPQNHILGLLETAVKGTAARIDFTDDQDCRQRLWAVTDERTVSQIVETMRSKPLFIADGHHRYETALNYQRGRRQQDGPSDDLKPYDGVLMLLAPLEDPGLTVLPTHRVTTTRLPPSQQMLARLADQFDIKDYPFTPATRTATRSRFISDLRTGGQHAPTFGLAVRGEDRYRILTLKAPHRPNPQASPRARLDVSLLQQLIVPALCPTQQEQEAIVYTKDDDEALDWAEHGTGTAALLLNATKVSEVQAVATAGERMPHKSTYFYPKPLTGLVINVME, encoded by the coding sequence ATGGCACAGATCATCCCGTTTCGCGGTACGCTTTACGATCCGGCCACGGTCGGCTCGGTCCGTGATGTCGTCGCTCCCCCATACGACATCATCGATGCCGCCGGCCAGAAGGCATTGCACGACCGCCATCCCCACAACATCATCCGTTTGGAACTGGGCATCGATCAACCGGGAGACGGACCGGCTCAGAACCGTTACACCCGTGCCGCCGAGACATTGCGCGCGTGGTTGAAGAACGGGGCGTTGAAACGGGACCAGCAGCCGGCTTTGTACTACCACACCATCGAATACAGGCCGCCGTCGACGAAGCCCGGCACGCCGAAGAAGGTCCTTCGCGGATTTCTGGTGACCACGAAGCTGGAATCTCTCGACTCCGGACACATCTACCCTCACGAAAACACCCGCGCCGCAGCCAAGACTGACCGGCTGAACCTCTTGGAAGCCTGCAAATCGAACTTCAGTCCGATCTGGCTGCTGTATTCCGATCCGCAGAATCATATCCTCGGATTGCTCGAAACAGCGGTGAAGGGAACGGCCGCGCGCATCGACTTTACGGACGATCAGGATTGCCGTCAGCGGCTCTGGGCCGTGACCGACGAACGGACCGTGAGCCAGATCGTCGAAACCATGAGGAGCAAACCCCTCTTCATTGCAGACGGACACCACCGGTATGAAACAGCCCTGAACTATCAACGGGGGCGCCGGCAACAGGATGGGCCATCGGACGATCTAAAACCCTATGACGGCGTGCTCATGCTGCTGGCCCCGCTCGAAGATCCCGGACTGACCGTCCTTCCCACCCATCGCGTGACGACGACACGGCTGCCTCCATCCCAGCAGATGCTCGCCAGGCTTGCCGACCAATTCGACATCAAGGACTACCCGTTTACTCCGGCTACCCGGACGGCGACGCGAAGTCGGTTCATTTCCGATTTACGCACGGGTGGACAACACGCTCCGACATTCGGACTCGCGGTGCGGGGCGAAGACCGGTACAGGATCCTCACGCTCAAGGCCCCACACCGGCCAAATCCACAGGCGTCTCCCCGCGCCAGGCTGGACGTGTCATTGCTGCAACAACTCATCGTGCCGGCGCTCTGTCCCACACAGCAAGAACAGGAAGCGATCGTCTATACCAAGGATGACGACGAAGCACTCGATTGGGCGGAACACGGAACGGGGACGGCGGCGTTGTTGCTCAACGCGACCAAAGTCAGCGAGGTGCAGGCCGTGGCGACAGCCGGCGAGCGGATGCCTCACAAATCGACATATTTTTATCCGAAACCACTGACAGGCCTCGTCATCAACGTCATGGAGTGA